From Rudanella lutea DSM 19387, a single genomic window includes:
- a CDS encoding LodA/GoxA family CTQ-dependent oxidase, giving the protein MSSIDQTIVRAAIYPAIGVARVGNSPDSYFIGPEVLAPARQPAAFYKDRRGALKRQAARFRVFGLNAQGQVVQELNASNASITWTAHVANKKAAWYEFDVAMDIPQAKPVPLRNANFQGSDRQQLIIDPGPVSITGTNESGPQYAFDKGQFLGESVYLGELRTDETGHLLFLGGHGVSNTPYPGNTPTTFANNNGWHDDTSDGPVDAMVTYEGQNLPVEGAWVVCGPPNYAPDIISVQTMYDVVADAISGYFNTPTTTRPSFQHDILPILDQFSQNQWVNQGFFVAYGHGQAYDFTQPGLLHKLSTITTDADGNVTDDYREYRRQIFNYFRSPKSTQIEPQRWPWMYGDNMNVPASTPNAYFTLTKTLYGYLTSWVNGNFTPDWDPNYQPPQSLADVSTPQQQADTLTKAALWYCLGGPFHPGCEMTWPMRQVGMYSGPFRIRRRPANYPEPDYGPLLSPDLLSDVFTTPPGIFWNGPGDLTRWMACPWQSDTASCRAGYESQYDPLVPTFWPARVPNTVLKQADYDVVMDTARDRSERLDAFNRRASWYRILGPGYLDALVNMVDKFGDLGVIGHQPGLPDDPDFPPAMYVESPPFAPGETPDAGVLMADHIDAIRKNLADEATQIPDDQGLYVGRVGRAARRR; this is encoded by the coding sequence ATGTCTTCTATTGACCAGACAATTGTGCGGGCGGCTATCTACCCCGCCATTGGCGTTGCCCGCGTAGGCAACAGCCCCGATTCGTATTTCATTGGCCCCGAGGTACTGGCCCCCGCCCGGCAGCCCGCAGCCTTCTACAAAGACCGGCGTGGAGCACTCAAACGGCAGGCCGCCCGGTTTCGGGTATTTGGCCTCAACGCGCAGGGGCAGGTGGTGCAGGAGCTGAACGCGTCGAATGCCTCCATCACCTGGACGGCCCATGTGGCCAATAAAAAAGCAGCCTGGTACGAGTTCGACGTGGCTATGGATATTCCGCAGGCCAAGCCCGTACCGCTTCGTAACGCCAATTTTCAGGGCAGCGACCGGCAGCAGCTGATTATTGATCCGGGGCCCGTGTCGATCACCGGCACCAACGAAAGCGGCCCGCAATATGCGTTTGACAAAGGGCAGTTTTTGGGTGAATCGGTGTATCTGGGCGAGCTACGCACCGACGAAACGGGCCACTTGCTGTTCCTGGGCGGGCATGGCGTATCGAACACGCCCTACCCCGGCAACACCCCTACGACCTTTGCCAACAACAACGGCTGGCACGACGACACCTCCGACGGTCCGGTGGACGCCATGGTGACGTATGAGGGCCAGAACCTACCCGTTGAAGGGGCCTGGGTTGTGTGCGGACCGCCCAATTACGCACCTGACATTATCTCGGTGCAGACCATGTACGATGTGGTGGCCGACGCCATCAGCGGGTATTTCAACACGCCCACAACCACGCGTCCCTCGTTTCAGCACGATATTCTGCCCATTCTGGATCAATTCAGCCAAAATCAGTGGGTTAATCAGGGCTTTTTTGTGGCCTACGGACACGGACAGGCCTACGATTTCACCCAGCCCGGCCTGCTGCACAAACTATCGACGATCACGACGGATGCCGATGGCAACGTAACCGACGATTACCGGGAGTACCGCCGACAGATTTTCAATTACTTCCGCTCGCCCAAATCAACTCAGATTGAGCCTCAGCGGTGGCCCTGGATGTACGGTGACAATATGAACGTGCCAGCCTCGACACCCAATGCCTACTTCACGCTCACCAAAACCCTGTATGGCTACCTGACCAGTTGGGTAAACGGAAACTTTACGCCCGACTGGGACCCGAATTACCAGCCCCCCCAATCCCTGGCGGACGTCAGTACTCCGCAGCAACAAGCCGACACCCTGACCAAAGCCGCACTTTGGTACTGCCTCGGTGGCCCGTTCCACCCCGGTTGCGAAATGACCTGGCCCATGCGACAGGTAGGCATGTACAGTGGCCCGTTTCGGATTCGTCGGCGGCCGGCCAACTACCCCGAGCCCGACTACGGCCCGCTGCTCTCGCCCGATTTGTTGAGCGATGTATTCACCACGCCACCCGGTATTTTCTGGAACGGCCCCGGCGACCTGACCCGCTGGATGGCCTGCCCCTGGCAGAGCGACACCGCCAGCTGCCGGGCCGGGTACGAATCGCAGTACGATCCGCTGGTGCCGACGTTCTGGCCCGCCCGCGTACCCAACACGGTTCTGAAACAGGCTGATTACGACGTGGTCATGGACACAGCCCGCGACCGATCAGAGCGGCTCGACGCGTTCAATCGTCGGGCCAGCTGGTACCGGATTCTCGGCCCTGGTTACCTCGATGCGCTGGTCAATATGGTCGACAAGTTCGGCGATCTGGGCGTGATTGGCCACCAACCGGGCCTGCCCGACGATCCTGATTTTCCGCCTGCGATGTACGTGGAGTCGCCCCCGTTTGCGCCGGGCGAAACACCCGATGCGGGGGTACTCATGGCCGATCACATAGACGCAATCCGGAAAAACCTGGCCGACGAAGCCACCCAAATTCCCGACGATCAGGGGTTGTACGTAGGTCGGGTAGGTCGGGCCGCCCGGCGGAGATAG
- a CDS encoding tryptophan 7-halogenase — MLYDVLIVGGGPAGAASASLLSRAGLSVGLVYDPGGPLFAGGESLAPSAKPMLVELGAWAAFQADAHRVCYGNTSAWGSSHLADRSFIHSPFGNGWHLDRPRFDDCLRQVARQAGATLLPTRITKIARQQTGWLVMPDDPAQSPLTARFLIDASGRRALVGRALGIPIEHHDRQVAFMGWFTIANGTPPDEEGTTLIESVADGWFHTALLPTGKRVVSFFTDGHLPASKLAKTPAGFSTLVRQTTHIAERLHRYGYQLQGPPVAADARSGRLAQATGSGWLAVGDAALRFDPLSAQGVLSALYTGILGAKAILSERAGADALPSYARALHHLYEAFLTNQTMYYRQEQRWPSAPFWQARLNADSAVINHLQS, encoded by the coding sequence ATGCTGTACGATGTACTGATTGTGGGTGGTGGCCCCGCCGGAGCCGCGTCGGCGAGCCTGCTCAGCCGGGCGGGCCTGTCGGTTGGGCTGGTGTACGACCCAGGCGGACCATTATTTGCCGGAGGGGAGAGCCTCGCCCCTTCGGCAAAACCCATGCTGGTCGAACTCGGGGCGTGGGCGGCTTTTCAGGCCGACGCGCACCGGGTTTGTTATGGCAACACATCGGCCTGGGGCAGCAGCCACCTGGCCGATCGGTCGTTTATTCACTCGCCCTTCGGCAATGGCTGGCACCTCGACCGGCCCCGGTTCGACGACTGTTTACGACAAGTGGCCCGGCAGGCTGGTGCCACCTTGCTGCCGACACGGATCACGAAAATTGCCCGGCAGCAGACCGGTTGGCTCGTTATGCCCGACGACCCCGCCCAAAGCCCCCTGACCGCCCGCTTCCTGATCGACGCGAGTGGGCGCCGGGCGTTGGTAGGCCGGGCGTTGGGCATTCCGATTGAGCACCACGACCGGCAGGTTGCATTTATGGGTTGGTTTACGATTGCCAACGGCACCCCACCCGACGAAGAGGGTACTACTCTGATTGAGTCGGTGGCCGACGGGTGGTTTCATACGGCCCTGCTGCCTACCGGAAAGCGCGTGGTTTCGTTTTTCACCGACGGTCACCTCCCGGCCAGTAAGCTGGCTAAAACACCAGCCGGGTTCAGCACGCTGGTTCGGCAAACTACCCACATAGCCGAGCGGCTCCACCGATACGGGTATCAACTTCAGGGGCCACCCGTAGCCGCCGATGCCCGGAGCGGCCGGCTGGCCCAGGCTACTGGGTCGGGTTGGCTGGCCGTGGGCGATGCCGCCCTTCGGTTCGATCCGTTGTCGGCACAAGGGGTCCTGAGCGCCCTCTACACGGGTATTCTGGGAGCCAAAGCCATATTAAGCGAGCGAGCCGGCGCAGACGCCCTTCCATCGTATGCGCGCGCCCTCCACCACCTGTACGAGGCCTTTCTGACCAACCAAACCATGTATTACCGGCAGGAACAGCGTTGGCCATCGGCCCCTTTCTGGCAGGCACGGCTCAACGCTGATTCCGCAGTTATCAACCACCTACAATCATAA
- a CDS encoding SDR family oxidoreductase, with product MAQEKELEGRVAVITGAGSGIGKAAALRLAREGAKVVAVSRSDDEIKQTVAEIEQAGGEAIAVAADISKEPDMKALYEQVEKSYGRLDIVFANAGINGVWAPLDEIELDEWQKTIDINLTGTFLTVKHALRLLKQAGKGSIIVTASVNGTRIFTNTGATAYSSTKAAQVAFTQMIALELAKHKIRVNVVCPGAIETNIEENTEHRDLERVKEPAEFPEGKIPLTDGKPGTSEQVADLVLFLASDRASHITGTPIWIDGAESLLLG from the coding sequence ATGGCACAAGAAAAAGAACTGGAAGGCCGGGTAGCCGTAATTACGGGTGCCGGATCGGGGATTGGTAAAGCGGCCGCCCTACGACTGGCCCGCGAAGGGGCAAAGGTGGTGGCCGTGAGTCGTTCGGACGACGAAATAAAACAGACTGTTGCCGAAATCGAACAGGCGGGGGGTGAGGCCATCGCCGTTGCCGCCGATATTTCGAAAGAACCCGATATGAAGGCGTTGTACGAGCAGGTTGAAAAAAGCTACGGCCGACTCGACATTGTGTTTGCCAACGCGGGCATTAACGGAGTTTGGGCCCCGCTCGACGAAATTGAACTCGACGAATGGCAGAAAACAATTGATATTAACCTGACCGGTACGTTTCTGACGGTCAAGCACGCCTTGCGGCTTCTCAAGCAGGCTGGCAAAGGCTCCATCATCGTCACGGCATCGGTCAACGGAACGCGTATTTTTACGAATACGGGTGCCACAGCCTACTCGTCAACCAAGGCCGCGCAGGTGGCCTTCACCCAGATGATCGCCCTCGAACTGGCCAAGCACAAGATTCGGGTCAATGTAGTTTGTCCGGGGGCTATCGAGACTAATATTGAAGAGAATACCGAACACCGCGATCTCGAACGGGTAAAAGAGCCCGCCGAGTTTCCGGAGGGTAAAATCCCCCTAACCGATGGCAAGCCGGGTACGAGCGAGCAAGTTGCCGATTTAGTCTTGTTTCTGGCCTCCGACCGGGCGAGTCATATTACGGGTACACCCATCTGGATCGACGGAGCCGAATCGCTGTTATTGGGTTAA
- a CDS encoding chorismate-binding protein, whose product MDIRPDFAQPTATAWWEVARQAGYPAALWRLPNQTEKHLIVHLDPTPAMVSVDLEELPAGFVMSPFNNFDYGTGAPFEAPFLRADLHVKQAGRGWELAGPVTSRRAEELIGQVQAYRPTGRPVAQMVDDSAADQINSVAQQRFEQSVEEAVSAMQQGVFRKVVLSRTKSVWFNEEPDAVALFDQLCVAYPTAFVAAVWLPDRRQVWISASPERLVSVDAAGIFRTISLAGTQSAYDAGGRLKRTSEALWAQKEIEEQALVSRYIIECFKKIRLREYLEEGPKTILAGNLMHLGSHFTVDTQAVRYGQLGTVMIRLLHPTSAVCGMPRTAAFNFINEHEGYDREFYSGFLGPVNMTPDGATEGTESNLFVHIRCMKVEGSQATLFAGAGLTEDSDPQKEWKETEMKCQTLLSVMKSLNAGQ is encoded by the coding sequence ATGGATATTCGGCCAGACTTCGCGCAGCCCACCGCGACAGCCTGGTGGGAGGTAGCCCGGCAGGCTGGTTATCCGGCTGCGCTGTGGCGGCTACCCAATCAGACCGAAAAACACCTGATCGTTCACCTCGACCCGACGCCCGCTATGGTGTCGGTCGATCTGGAAGAACTACCCGCCGGGTTTGTAATGAGCCCGTTCAACAATTTTGACTATGGCACCGGTGCGCCGTTTGAGGCTCCGTTCCTGCGCGCTGACCTGCACGTGAAGCAGGCGGGTCGTGGCTGGGAACTCGCCGGGCCCGTAACCTCGCGCCGGGCCGAAGAACTCATCGGGCAGGTGCAGGCCTACCGACCAACCGGCCGCCCCGTAGCCCAGATGGTCGACGACTCGGCGGCCGACCAAATCAACAGCGTAGCCCAACAGCGTTTCGAGCAGAGTGTAGAAGAGGCTGTCTCGGCGATGCAGCAGGGCGTATTCCGGAAAGTGGTGCTATCGCGTACCAAATCGGTCTGGTTCAACGAAGAGCCCGATGCCGTGGCCCTGTTCGACCAACTGTGCGTAGCCTACCCAACCGCATTTGTTGCGGCTGTATGGCTCCCCGACCGGCGGCAGGTCTGGATCAGTGCCAGCCCCGAACGGCTGGTAAGCGTGGATGCGGCCGGTATATTTCGTACCATTTCACTGGCCGGCACTCAGTCAGCCTACGATGCCGGGGGGCGGCTTAAGCGCACTTCGGAGGCTCTGTGGGCACAGAAAGAAATTGAGGAGCAGGCCCTGGTGAGCCGCTACATCATTGAGTGCTTTAAGAAAATCCGTTTGCGGGAGTACCTCGAAGAAGGTCCCAAGACCATTCTGGCGGGGAATCTGATGCACCTGGGCAGCCATTTTACGGTAGACACGCAGGCCGTGCGCTACGGGCAACTGGGCACCGTGATGATCCGGCTGTTGCACCCAACCTCGGCTGTGTGCGGGATGCCGCGCACAGCCGCGTTCAACTTCATCAACGAACACGAGGGCTACGACCGTGAATTTTACAGTGGTTTTCTGGGGCCGGTCAACATGACGCCCGATGGCGCCACCGAGGGTACCGAAAGCAATCTGTTCGTGCATATTCGGTGCATGAAGGTAGAAGGCAGCCAGGCAACCCTATTTGCCGGTGCTGGCCTGACCGAAGACTCCGACCCGCAAAAAGAGTGGAAAGAGACCGAGATGAAATGCCAGACATTGCTCTCGGTGATGAAGAGCCTGAATGCCGGACAGTAG
- a CDS encoding DUF2911 domain-containing protein, producing MKKFSAFILLLLTTLTVAMAQGQKAPASPRITAESPNKNIKVVYGQPSKRGRVIFGPEGSASLEKYGKPWRTGANEATEVTFKNDVMFGGKHVKAGTYTLVTFPGEKEWGVVLNSTLGQWGAYEYEKNKANNVVDVKAKVSSNKTPIEKLTITPANNSIAIAWDNMTVSIPVMDHGK from the coding sequence ATGAAAAAATTTAGCGCATTCATTCTGCTGCTGTTAACCACCCTGACGGTGGCCATGGCCCAGGGTCAGAAAGCCCCCGCCAGCCCCCGTATCACGGCTGAGAGCCCGAACAAAAACATTAAAGTTGTGTACGGTCAGCCTTCAAAGCGCGGCCGGGTCATCTTCGGACCTGAGGGTTCAGCCAGTCTGGAGAAGTACGGTAAGCCCTGGCGTACCGGTGCCAACGAAGCTACCGAGGTGACGTTTAAAAACGACGTTATGTTTGGCGGTAAGCACGTTAAGGCAGGCACCTACACGCTGGTTACCTTCCCCGGTGAAAAAGAGTGGGGAGTTGTGCTCAACTCAACGCTCGGACAGTGGGGGGCGTATGAGTACGAGAAAAACAAAGCTAACAATGTGGTTGATGTGAAGGCCAAAGTATCGAGCAACAAAACGCCTATCGAGAAGCTGACCATCACGCCTGCCAACAACAGCATTGCGATTGCCTGGGATAACATGACGGTATCAATTCCGGTGATGGACCACGGTAAGTAA
- a CDS encoding cytochrome P450, with protein MVASETSTPVHPGWPVVGNTLEFARNPLAMFSRLSQQYERVVRIAIGGRKQFVALRPEDVKYVFQENNRNYVRSPAFLILKRFLGEGLLTSDGDFWRRQRRLAQPAFHRQKLAMLAQTMVEEAVGWVDELRVGVEANPGGPVNVSQSLMDVTMRIVCKTLFGTEYTTVSGTGRTEGLSHSLETLNYLANQMLLTPVKVPRSWPTPNNVRFRKASALVDTLIYGFIATRRQTGESRDDLLDMLLHAVDEETGAVMSDTQLRDECVTLFTAGHETTAVSMAWTLSLLATHPDIQARVQTEIREKLGTDRVPGADAFRSLTYTLQVIQESLRLYPPAWAMSRMAVTDDQLGPHRVPAGATVLVSPYVLHRDPRHWDNPDRFDPDRFAAGREKERHPYAYLPFGGGPRLCIGNQFALMEMQILLGLLLRDFTLQRPETPPVPQPLITLRPKKPLHLVMQRNTNWFS; from the coding sequence ATGGTAGCATCCGAAACCTCCACACCCGTACACCCGGGTTGGCCCGTGGTGGGCAACACCCTTGAGTTTGCCCGCAATCCGCTGGCGATGTTTTCCCGGCTCTCGCAGCAATACGAGCGGGTGGTGCGTATTGCCATTGGCGGCCGAAAGCAGTTTGTGGCGCTCCGCCCCGAAGATGTGAAGTACGTGTTTCAGGAAAACAACCGGAACTACGTGCGGTCGCCTGCCTTTCTGATACTCAAACGGTTTCTGGGCGAAGGCCTGCTCACGAGTGATGGCGATTTCTGGCGTCGGCAACGGCGACTGGCCCAACCTGCGTTTCACCGGCAGAAATTGGCCATGCTGGCCCAAACGATGGTAGAGGAGGCCGTGGGTTGGGTGGATGAGTTGAGGGTGGGTGTAGAGGCTAATCCCGGTGGGCCGGTCAATGTGTCGCAGTCACTCATGGACGTGACCATGCGGATTGTGTGCAAAACGCTGTTTGGCACGGAGTACACAACTGTATCGGGCACGGGCCGAACCGAGGGGCTTTCGCACTCGCTCGAAACGCTCAATTACCTGGCTAATCAGATGCTGCTGACGCCTGTTAAGGTGCCGCGTTCGTGGCCCACGCCCAACAATGTCCGGTTCAGGAAGGCAAGCGCGCTGGTCGATACCCTGATTTACGGGTTTATTGCCACCCGACGCCAAACGGGCGAGTCGCGCGATGACCTGCTCGATATGCTGCTCCATGCCGTCGATGAAGAAACCGGGGCCGTAATGTCGGATACGCAACTGCGCGACGAGTGCGTGACCCTGTTCACGGCCGGGCACGAAACAACGGCCGTATCAATGGCCTGGACACTCTCTCTGCTGGCTACGCACCCCGACATACAGGCCCGTGTGCAGACCGAAATTCGGGAGAAACTCGGTACCGACCGGGTGCCAGGTGCCGATGCCTTCCGGTCGCTGACGTACACGCTGCAGGTTATTCAGGAATCGCTGCGGTTGTACCCACCGGCCTGGGCTATGAGCCGTATGGCCGTTACCGACGATCAGCTCGGCCCGCATCGGGTTCCGGCGGGCGCTACGGTGCTGGTATCGCCCTACGTGTTGCACCGCGACCCACGCCATTGGGACAACCCCGACCGGTTCGATCCTGACCGGTTTGCGGCCGGACGCGAAAAAGAGCGGCATCCGTACGCGTACCTGCCGTTTGGGGGCGGTCCCCGGCTTTGCATTGGTAATCAGTTTGCCCTGATGGAGATGCAGATTCTGCTCGGGCTGTTACTTCGCGACTTTACACTGCAACGTCCCGAAACCCCACCGGTTCCGCAGCCACTTATTACGTTACGCCCCAAAAAACCGCTGCATCTGGTGATGCAACGGAACACCAACTGGTTCTCCTGA
- a CDS encoding hotdog fold thioesterase, with amino-acid sequence MKAGFDLSSLQFAHTDSMVKHLGIEFTEAGEGYLEARMPVDGRTHQPFGILHGGASVVLAESLGSTASFMLLDDPAKQRAVGLEINANHLRAVRDGWVYGRCTPIHLGRTTHVWDIRIRDEQGRSVCVSRLTVMIVGG; translated from the coding sequence ATGAAAGCTGGATTTGATCTGAGTTCGTTGCAGTTCGCCCACACCGATTCCATGGTCAAACATCTTGGTATTGAGTTTACAGAGGCTGGTGAGGGCTACCTCGAAGCCCGTATGCCCGTGGATGGTCGCACGCATCAGCCCTTCGGGATTCTGCACGGCGGGGCCTCGGTAGTACTGGCCGAATCGCTCGGGAGTACGGCCTCGTTTATGCTGCTCGACGACCCCGCCAAACAACGGGCTGTCGGGCTGGAGATCAACGCCAACCACCTGCGGGCCGTGCGCGATGGGTGGGTGTACGGCCGGTGTACGCCTATTCACCTGGGCCGTACCACACACGTTTGGGACATTCGTATCCGCGATGAGCAAGGGCGCTCGGTTTGCGTGAGCCGCCTTACGGTTATGATTGTAGGTGGTTGA
- a CDS encoding acyl-CoA dehydrogenase, which translates to MATYFSKRNLQFLLHEVFQAEQLAQYEYFSGHDKETFNMVLDSVTHIADTLMYPYLKEADKNQPELKDGKVTVHPKIKEYLKAMGEAGLIGAGFSYDHGGQQLPELINSTVGFILMAANNGMMYTGLTSGAAHLITSFGSEELQKTYVENMLSGKWQGTMALTEPQAGSSLSDVVTSATPQPDGTYKIRGQKVFISAGDHDATDNIIHLLLARIDGAPKGTKGISLFVVPKYRTDGAPNDVTSTGVYHKMGQRGVPAMHLTYGENDDCIGYLVGQPHMGLSYMFQMMNEARIGVGMTAAAIATAAYHAALQYAKERPQSRRLNQKHALDAPQTPIINHPDVRRMLLFQKAVTEGSLSLLLETARLFDLAQVTEGEEKENNTLLLEILTPMAKTYPSEMGVQATSQSVQTFGGYGFTEDFPVEQLYRDIRITPIYEGTTGIQAQDLLGRKMTMKGGKAAQLLFAEIGKSIAEASAYDDLKPYADKLNRELKQAQEVFMALMPHAMSDVERYLSDATLFLEMLGIVTVAWQWLKQAVVAKQALLTQNPQGDELAFYEGKIHTMKFFFHYEVPKTLGLAARLKDPEVLTIVSEKELAL; encoded by the coding sequence ATGGCAACCTATTTCAGCAAACGCAACCTACAGTTTCTGCTCCATGAAGTATTTCAGGCCGAGCAACTGGCCCAATACGAATACTTTAGCGGACACGACAAAGAGACCTTCAACATGGTGCTCGATTCGGTGACCCACATCGCCGATACGCTCATGTACCCGTACCTCAAAGAAGCCGACAAAAACCAGCCCGAACTAAAAGACGGAAAGGTAACGGTGCATCCGAAAATCAAGGAATACCTGAAGGCTATGGGCGAGGCTGGCCTCATTGGAGCCGGTTTTAGCTACGACCACGGCGGTCAGCAGCTGCCTGAGCTGATCAACTCGACGGTGGGCTTTATCCTGATGGCAGCCAACAATGGCATGATGTACACCGGCCTTACCTCTGGTGCGGCTCATCTTATCACGTCGTTCGGGTCCGAGGAACTCCAGAAAACCTACGTCGAAAATATGCTGTCGGGTAAGTGGCAGGGCACTATGGCCCTCACCGAGCCGCAGGCAGGTAGCTCGCTCTCAGACGTGGTCACGTCGGCCACTCCGCAGCCTGACGGCACTTACAAAATCCGGGGACAAAAGGTGTTTATCTCGGCCGGTGACCACGATGCCACCGACAATATCATTCACCTGCTGCTCGCCCGTATCGACGGAGCCCCCAAAGGCACCAAGGGCATTTCGCTGTTTGTGGTACCCAAGTACCGGACCGATGGCGCGCCCAACGACGTGACCTCTACGGGCGTGTACCACAAAATGGGGCAGCGGGGTGTACCGGCTATGCACCTGACCTACGGCGAAAACGACGATTGTATCGGGTATCTGGTGGGGCAACCGCACATGGGGCTTTCGTACATGTTCCAGATGATGAACGAGGCCCGCATTGGGGTAGGTATGACAGCGGCCGCCATTGCCACGGCCGCTTACCATGCAGCCCTGCAATACGCCAAGGAACGCCCGCAAAGCCGCCGACTGAATCAGAAACACGCGCTCGACGCCCCGCAAACACCCATTATCAACCACCCCGATGTGCGCCGGATGCTGCTGTTCCAGAAAGCCGTAACCGAGGGGTCGCTGTCGTTGCTGCTCGAAACGGCTCGCCTGTTCGACCTGGCGCAGGTGACCGAAGGCGAAGAAAAAGAAAACAACACCCTACTGCTCGAAATTCTGACGCCTATGGCCAAAACCTATCCCTCTGAAATGGGTGTACAGGCCACCAGCCAAAGCGTGCAGACTTTTGGCGGGTACGGGTTCACCGAAGATTTCCCGGTGGAACAACTCTACCGTGATATCCGGATTACGCCGATCTACGAAGGCACCACCGGGATTCAGGCGCAGGATCTGCTCGGTCGGAAAATGACCATGAAGGGCGGCAAAGCGGCCCAGCTGCTGTTTGCTGAAATAGGTAAGAGTATTGCCGAAGCGAGTGCTTACGACGACCTGAAGCCCTATGCCGACAAGCTCAACCGCGAACTAAAGCAGGCGCAGGAGGTATTTATGGCCCTGATGCCGCACGCCATGAGCGATGTGGAGCGCTACCTCTCCGACGCTACCCTGTTCCTCGAAATGCTCGGCATCGTCACCGTGGCATGGCAGTGGCTTAAGCAGGCCGTAGTTGCCAAACAGGCGTTGCTTACCCAAAACCCACAGGGTGACGAGTTGGCGTTCTACGAGGGTAAAATCCACACGATGAAGTTCTTCTTCCACTACGAAGTGCCCAAAACCCTCGGTTTGGCGGCCCGCCTGAAAGACCCTGAGGTGCTGACGATCGTATCGGAGAAAGAGCTGGCGCTGTAA
- a CDS encoding histidine phosphatase family protein: MGHKSIYIIRHGETDYNRRGVVQGSGVDADLNDMGRAQAQAFFAAYQHVPFSKVYISALKRTLQTAQPFIDLGIPYERHTGLNEISWGIMEGKVPGNVDDEYYRDLTESWSSGNTARSTEGGESPEQVRDRQKPVIDLILSRRDENPVLIAMHGRAMRILLSWLMNEPLSQMDNYEHSNLCLYKLDYDYETGQFTIELANNTAHLISLVMA; encoded by the coding sequence TTGGGACATAAAAGTATTTATATAATTCGGCACGGCGAAACGGACTACAACCGTCGGGGAGTAGTACAAGGCAGCGGGGTCGACGCCGATTTGAATGATATGGGCCGCGCACAGGCACAAGCCTTTTTCGCGGCTTACCAGCATGTTCCGTTCAGCAAAGTGTACATATCGGCCCTGAAACGGACGCTTCAGACCGCCCAGCCGTTTATTGATCTTGGCATTCCGTACGAACGACACACGGGCCTCAACGAGATCAGCTGGGGCATTATGGAAGGCAAAGTGCCGGGCAACGTTGACGATGAATACTACCGCGACCTGACCGAGAGCTGGTCGTCGGGCAACACAGCCCGCTCAACCGAAGGGGGCGAAAGCCCGGAGCAGGTTCGGGACCGGCAGAAGCCCGTAATTGATCTGATTCTGTCGCGCCGGGACGAAAATCCGGTTCTGATCGCCATGCACGGGCGGGCCATGCGGATTCTGCTCTCCTGGCTCATGAACGAGCCCCTTTCGCAAATGGACAATTACGAGCACAGCAACCTCTGCCTGTACAAACTGGACTACGATTACGAAACCGGGCAGTTTACCATCGAACTGGCCAATAACACCGCCCACCTTATTTCGTTGGTCATGGCGTAG